A window of the Lolium perenne isolate Kyuss_39 chromosome 7, Kyuss_2.0, whole genome shotgun sequence genome harbors these coding sequences:
- the LOC127318532 gene encoding uncharacterized protein — protein MKRWTPDLVDPADQAGDHAGDDDLPQAPGLGGQGEHNPPPSPEHQEEEEEEPATSGTGPIPAVPLRTRPPSTTATSAPKGTKRAGSTAAAESRAKKQRRRQPKKVPEQAGAPIKFAQGGGSRQAPRVVSPLPRQRREQTPQPSSRAPTPPPPATGASSFAVPLASAPDRGARVEPTRQPTLDDMFPRRTPLLDPAGGAGRGMPPSAGAGAGGAAPRTGAGRGRAAAAGAGSRPTVVELDESPEGAPQPSETWAGCLKPAQVSSKQLILSDG, from the exons atgaagaggtggacgccggatctcgtcgatccggctgaccaagccggcgaccatgccggcgacgacgacctgccgcaggcgcctggtctaggcggccagggggagcacaatccgcccccttcaccagagcaccaggaggaggaggaggaggagccggcgacgtccggcacggggccaatccccgccgtgcctctgcgcacgaggccgccaagcaccacggcgacttcggcgcccaagggcacgaagagagccggctccaccgccgccgcggagtcgagggcgaagaagcagcgccggcggcagccgaagaaggtcccggagcaggccgg ggcccctatcaagtttgcccagggcggcggctcccggcaagctccgcgcgttgtgtcgccgcttccgcgccagaggagggagcagacgccacagccttcctcgcgcgcacctacgccgccgccgcctgcgacaggggcttcttcctttgccgtgccgctggcctcagcgccagATCGCGGCGCGCGGGTCGAgccaacgcggcagccgacgctggacgacatgttcccgcgccggacacctcttctggacccagccggcggggccgggcggggcatgccgccttcggccggggccggagccggcggggctgctcctaggactggcgctggcaggggccgcgccgctgcggccggagccggcagcaggcccaccgtggtggagTTGGACGAGAGTCCGGAGGGGGCGCCCCAG ccctccgagacgtGGGCCGGCTGCCTGAAGCCGGCTCAGGTTTCGTCTAAAcaactgattctttcagacggttga